The nucleotide sequence CTTTAGTAATGGTTGAAGTGTAAATTATTGTTTTTACATTATTATGCCTTTTTGATAACATAAGTAATACACTTTCATCAATATAGTTATCAATAAGAATTATTGATTTTTTAGCATTTCGTACTAAATCAGTTGCAAAAACATAAGCATCAAATATTTGACCATCGAAATATATGCCTTCTTTTGGGAGCAGGTTGGTTTTTATTTGAAAATCTATCTCTCCAAGTTTGTTTTTTATGTTGTGTACATCATTTTCAATGCGTTCAAATCGCTGATTTACCGCATAACCTTTTAATAGATAGTCTTTCAAAACCTTATTTGCCCAAATGCGGAATTGAGTACCTCTTTTAGATTTTACTCTATAACCTATTGAGATTATTACATCAAGATTGTAATATTCTATTTGTCTTTCAACTTTTCTCCCTCCTTCATATTGAACTGTCGCAAAATTTGCGACAGTTGAACTTTTTTCAAGTTCACCTTCTTCAAAAACATTATTTATGTGTTTCCCAATTGTTTTAACATCTCTTTCAAACAAAGTAGAAATTTGCTGTCGGTTTAACCAAACGGTTTCCTCCTCAATTCTAACCTCAAGGTGTGTTGACGTTTCATCTGCTTGATATATAATTAT is from Methanofastidiosum sp. and encodes:
- a CDS encoding DNA-binding protein is translated as MKDEIIIYQADETSTHLEVRIEEETVWLNRQQISTLFERDVKTIGKHINNVFEEGELEKSSTVANFATVQYEGGRKVERQIEYYNLDVIISIGYRVKSKRGTQFRIWANKVLKDYLLKGYAVNQRFERIENDVHNIKNKLGEIDFQIKTNLLPKEGIYFDGQIFDAYVFATDLVRNAKKSIILIDNYIDESVLLMLSKRHNNVKTIIYTSTITKETRLDLKKYNSQYPDIEIKLFTKSHDRFLIIDNQDVYHIGASLKDLGKKWFAFSKINFDVQDILKRLDEKENN